The Aeromicrobium sp. Leaf245 genome includes a region encoding these proteins:
- a CDS encoding ankyrin repeat domain-containing protein: protein MDPSDDATTPDHTALDPRAVELAQDLLDDAREGRTERLVQHLDAGVPVELTDASGNTLLMLAAYHGHAVTVAALTARGAVVDALNDRGQSPLAGAVFKGEDAVVRVLLEAGADPDAGHPTARETAAMFGREDLLA from the coding sequence ATGGACCCGTCGGACGACGCCACCACCCCTGACCACACGGCCCTCGACCCGCGGGCCGTGGAGCTGGCGCAGGACCTGCTGGACGACGCCCGCGAGGGTCGCACCGAGCGGTTGGTGCAGCACCTCGACGCGGGCGTCCCGGTCGAGCTCACCGATGCCTCGGGCAACACGCTGCTCATGCTCGCGGCCTACCACGGGCATGCGGTGACGGTGGCCGCGCTCACCGCCCGCGGCGCCGTCGTCGACGCGCTGAACGACCGCGGCCAGAGCCCGCTGGCCGGTGCGGTGTTCAAGGGCGAGGACGCGGTGGTGCGGGTCCTGCTCGAGGCCGGCGCCGACCCGGACGCCGGTCACCCGACGGCCCGCGAGACCGCGGCGATGTTCGGACGCGAGGACCTCCTGGCCTGA
- a CDS encoding ECF transporter S component: MSSASTRTPTEGRARLSYRTIDLVTIASLGVAFGVIFWAWGKLYGLLDLAATIGYPPAGALLGGGWLLAGVVGGLVIRRPGAAFGTEVVAAAISMFVLGGTEWGFTVLLSGLVQGAGAELGFALGRYRRWGLGVAVLAGVLSAVFASVYEWNFYYVDWGLAYKVAHLGFFAVSGAVVAGLLGWMLVRSLAGTGALDSFGAGRDAAGEGVQA; this comes from the coding sequence ATGAGTTCTGCATCCACGCGTACACCGACCGAGGGTCGGGCACGTCTGTCCTATCGCACCATCGACCTCGTCACGATCGCGTCGCTCGGTGTCGCGTTCGGGGTCATCTTCTGGGCCTGGGGGAAGCTCTACGGCCTCCTCGACCTGGCCGCGACGATCGGCTACCCGCCGGCCGGCGCGCTGCTCGGCGGCGGCTGGCTCCTCGCCGGGGTCGTCGGCGGGCTGGTCATCCGCAGGCCGGGTGCCGCGTTCGGCACCGAGGTGGTGGCCGCCGCGATCTCGATGTTCGTGCTCGGCGGCACCGAGTGGGGCTTCACCGTCCTGCTCTCGGGCCTCGTGCAGGGCGCCGGCGCCGAGCTGGGCTTCGCCCTCGGTCGCTACCGCCGGTGGGGTCTCGGCGTGGCCGTCCTCGCGGGCGTGCTGTCGGCCGTGTTCGCCTCCGTCTACGAGTGGAACTTCTACTACGTCGACTGGGGCCTCGCCTACAAGGTCGCCCACCTCGGCTTCTTCGCCGTGTCGGGAGCGGTCGTCGCCGGTCTGCTCGGCTGGATGCTCGTCCGCTCGCTCGCGGGCACCGGGGCGCTCGACTCCTTCGGCGCCGGTCGCGACGCCGCCGGAGAGGGCGTGCAGGCCTGA
- a CDS encoding GPP34 family phosphoprotein, with protein MTVARDLLLVALDPESGKVRLPSMAAEPALGGAALIDLVLLGRLELVGTGRKARVAVADRTPVDDPDLQAAFERVWQKGHQAPKAIVTRLGKKQRKAVLASLEADGLVRDEQRRVLGIRLERYELVDVARRDQLVGAMRQVLLHDQPADQVTGPLVGLLLAADQLGLVVEKRERKAAKTRAKVVADGDWASEGVRKAIQDAQAAMTAAMTASIAASTTASSS; from the coding sequence ATGACCGTGGCTCGCGACCTCCTGCTCGTGGCGCTCGACCCGGAGTCGGGCAAGGTGCGGCTGCCGTCGATGGCCGCCGAGCCCGCGCTCGGTGGCGCGGCACTCATCGACCTCGTGCTGCTCGGTCGCCTCGAGCTCGTGGGCACGGGACGGAAGGCCCGCGTGGCCGTCGCCGACCGCACGCCCGTGGACGATCCCGACCTGCAGGCCGCCTTCGAGCGCGTCTGGCAGAAGGGCCACCAGGCGCCGAAGGCGATCGTGACCCGCCTGGGCAAGAAGCAGCGCAAGGCCGTGCTCGCGTCCCTGGAGGCCGACGGGCTCGTGCGGGACGAGCAGCGCCGCGTGCTGGGCATCCGGCTGGAGCGGTACGAGCTCGTCGACGTCGCACGACGCGACCAGCTCGTCGGCGCGATGCGGCAGGTGCTCCTGCACGACCAGCCGGCCGACCAGGTCACGGGTCCGCTCGTCGGCCTGCTCCTGGCCGCCGACCAGCTCGGGCTCGTGGTGGAGAAGCGGGAGAGGAAGGCCGCGAAGACGCGGGCCAAGGTCGTCGCCGACGGCGACTGGGCCAGCGAGGGCGTCCGCAAGGCGATCCAGGACGCCCAGGCCGCCATGACCGCCGCGATGACGGCCAGCATCGCGGCCTCCACCACCGCGTCGAGCTCCTGA
- a CDS encoding MFS transporter, translated as MTTPNRWLMLAVGMLAQASGTVAANAAVFLIPYLHLERGLPLPQAGALASASLLGTTVSLVAWGVVVDRWGERLTLTLGLVVTTGGTVAAAFVDGYPALAACWFVAGVGVASSNAASGRLVVGWFPAERRGTAMGVRQTALPLGVGAAAVFVPTTVQATDLRTTLLCIAALNAVVLVACALLVVDPPRGSRADADDAGETGSPYRGDVTLVRIHAASALLVVPQFTVWTYMLVWLIDERGWAAGAAGVLVASTQLLGSAGRIGVGWWSDRVGSRMGPMRIVAVGAALTMLALGVLEPTPLAVVLIVVATVVTVADNGLAFTAVAERAGPWWSGKALGVQNTGQYLVSAAVPPVVGLTVAGLGYGWAFALVALFPLVAIPLVPRDR; from the coding sequence GTGACCACCCCGAACCGCTGGTTGATGCTCGCGGTCGGCATGCTCGCGCAGGCGTCGGGGACGGTGGCCGCGAACGCCGCCGTCTTCCTCATCCCCTACCTGCACCTCGAGCGGGGACTCCCCCTCCCGCAGGCCGGCGCGCTGGCGTCCGCCTCGCTGCTCGGCACCACCGTCTCGCTCGTGGCGTGGGGCGTCGTCGTCGACCGGTGGGGTGAGCGACTGACCCTCACGCTCGGTCTGGTGGTCACGACCGGCGGCACCGTCGCCGCCGCGTTCGTGGACGGCTACCCCGCCCTGGCGGCGTGCTGGTTCGTCGCCGGCGTGGGCGTGGCCAGCTCCAACGCCGCCAGCGGTCGACTCGTGGTGGGCTGGTTCCCGGCCGAGCGCCGCGGCACCGCCATGGGGGTGCGCCAGACCGCGCTCCCGCTCGGGGTCGGGGCCGCGGCGGTCTTCGTTCCGACGACGGTGCAGGCCACCGACCTGCGCACGACGCTGCTGTGCATCGCCGCTCTCAACGCGGTGGTCCTCGTGGCCTGCGCCCTGCTGGTGGTCGATCCACCACGAGGGTCCCGCGCCGACGCCGACGACGCAGGCGAGACGGGCAGCCCCTACCGGGGCGACGTCACGCTCGTGCGCATCCACGCCGCGTCGGCCCTGCTGGTCGTCCCGCAGTTCACCGTGTGGACCTACATGCTCGTCTGGCTCATCGACGAGCGCGGCTGGGCCGCCGGCGCAGCCGGTGTGCTCGTGGCGTCCACCCAGCTGCTCGGCTCTGCCGGCCGCATCGGGGTGGGCTGGTGGTCCGACCGGGTGGGCAGTCGCATGGGACCCATGCGGATCGTCGCGGTCGGGGCGGCGCTGACGATGCTGGCGCTCGGCGTGCTCGAGCCGACGCCCCTGGCCGTCGTTCTCATCGTCGTGGCCACGGTCGTGACCGTCGCCGACAACGGCCTGGCCTTCACCGCCGTGGCCGAGCGGGCCGGGCCGTGGTGGTCGGGCAAGGCGCTGGGCGTCCAGAACACCGGCCAGTACCTGGTCAGCGCGGCCGTCCCGCCGGTCGTCGGGCTCACCGTGGCCGGGCTGGGCTACGGGTGGGCGTTCGCGCTCGTGGCCCTCTTCCCACTCGTCGCGATCCCGCTCGTCCCGCGCGATCGATGA
- a CDS encoding heterodisulfide reductase-related iron-sulfur binding cluster, with amino-acid sequence MQLVAIIVSLAVTAITIPVTVVAVRRMTAVIRAGGPAPGRTDDPAARTVNMLKETFLHTRMLQWSWIGALHWFVYLAFLVLATAVAQAFFQLFDPEFVWPIIGHFFLYEWISEAIGLLGALAIIPLAVYRQVKHPKRLQRQSRFFGSRMGQAYFVEFMVFLESAAILFIRGAEYNLLQARGGEDAEYATGFHFPIAQFFGNLYPTGAENIDTLENIIVVIAMIKVTSAMIWLLVISTNLTMGIAWHRFTAWPNIWFKRESDGGTALGGLEPIRINGKALDMEAMEDLEEEDFEKLGVGKVEDFSWKGLLDFTTCTECGRCQSQCPAWNTEKPLSPKLLVMGLREHAYAKIPALAIPEDERTEEQQKEVERPLIGDEEMYGVIDPDVLWSCTNCGACVQQCPVDIEHVDHIDDMRRFQVLVESNFPAELNNIFKGLERKGNPWGMNPKHRMDWAKDLDFEVKQVGVDVESLDEVEWLFWVGCAGAFEDRAKKTTQAVAELLNTAGVDFAVLGDGETCTGDPARRAGNEIVFMQLAMENAEVLKETKAKKVVSTCAHCFNSLKNEYAEFGVELEVVHHTQLLNRLVREGRLTPVAGKAGAAAAEPEKTITYHDPCFLGRHNQVYEAPRELLSVIPGAKFAEMPRNSERSFCCGAGGARMWMEENLGSRINVNRTQEAVATGADQIAVGCPFCRVMLSDGLTAQQAAGEAREEVEVLDVAQMLLAAVKRAPEPTAEESADVVDEAEAATAAAAAAGSSDQATDAEPDATDQADDASISDTEDAAPAADAHEEPEGTDVPDDEPQDEPATTSREEDAEVAAKHNMDVDDQGRAADTSGDAGQAPGADEVEADEAEADDAKASTESDESGDATPDEAPAAETSKADETGADGDEAETEKDEPVQVDAPPQPAKPATDGKAEEGGDEPKAESTTSSDGAPEPDPEPEPGDTTDPEVETVPSDGAGGDDEASPATDDEPAPAEDEPVDGGVVEQGAREEEADAAGDVQAKADTDGEESETEKDEPVQVDAPPQPAKPATDDKAEEGGDEPKAESTTSSDGAPEPDPEPEPGDTTDPEVETVPSDGAGGDDEASPATDDKAEEGGDEPKAESTTSSDGAPEPDPEPEPGDTTDPEVETVPSDGAGGDDEASPATDDEPAPAEDEPVDGGAREEEADATDVEAKADTDGTGAAKNEAPSEVVAVEDAPNADPESDDVAPLSDANPSGTDVSTAATDAAKDEEPQGEDEPKA; translated from the coding sequence ATGCAGCTCGTCGCGATCATCGTCTCGTTGGCCGTCACGGCCATCACGATCCCCGTCACGGTCGTCGCCGTGCGCCGGATGACCGCCGTCATCCGTGCCGGTGGCCCGGCACCAGGCCGCACGGACGACCCCGCCGCGCGCACGGTGAACATGCTCAAGGAGACGTTCCTCCACACGCGCATGCTCCAGTGGAGCTGGATCGGTGCCCTGCACTGGTTCGTCTACCTCGCGTTCCTGGTGCTCGCGACGGCCGTCGCCCAGGCGTTCTTCCAGCTGTTCGACCCGGAGTTCGTCTGGCCGATCATCGGCCACTTCTTCCTCTACGAGTGGATCAGCGAGGCCATCGGCCTGCTCGGCGCGCTCGCGATCATCCCGCTGGCGGTCTACCGCCAGGTCAAGCACCCCAAGCGCCTCCAGCGCCAGAGCCGGTTCTTCGGCTCGCGGATGGGTCAGGCCTACTTCGTCGAGTTCATGGTGTTCCTCGAGAGCGCCGCGATCCTGTTCATCCGCGGCGCCGAGTACAACCTGCTGCAGGCCCGCGGCGGCGAGGACGCCGAGTACGCCACCGGCTTCCACTTCCCGATCGCCCAGTTCTTCGGCAACCTCTACCCGACCGGCGCCGAGAACATCGACACCCTCGAGAACATCATCGTCGTCATCGCGATGATCAAGGTGACCTCGGCGATGATCTGGCTGCTCGTCATCTCCACCAACCTGACGATGGGCATCGCCTGGCACCGCTTCACCGCCTGGCCGAACATCTGGTTCAAGCGCGAGTCCGACGGTGGCACGGCCCTCGGCGGCCTCGAGCCCATCCGCATCAACGGCAAGGCCCTCGACATGGAGGCCATGGAGGACCTCGAGGAGGAGGACTTCGAGAAGCTCGGCGTCGGCAAGGTCGAGGACTTCTCCTGGAAGGGCCTGCTCGACTTCACGACCTGCACCGAGTGCGGTCGCTGCCAGAGCCAGTGCCCCGCCTGGAACACCGAGAAGCCGCTCAGCCCCAAGCTCCTGGTCATGGGCCTGCGCGAGCACGCCTACGCCAAGATCCCCGCCCTGGCGATCCCCGAGGACGAGCGCACCGAGGAGCAGCAGAAGGAGGTCGAGCGTCCGCTCATCGGCGACGAGGAGATGTACGGCGTCATCGACCCCGACGTCCTGTGGTCGTGCACCAACTGCGGCGCGTGCGTGCAGCAGTGCCCCGTCGACATCGAGCACGTCGACCACATCGACGACATGCGCCGCTTCCAGGTGCTCGTGGAGTCCAACTTCCCCGCCGAGCTCAACAACATCTTCAAGGGCCTGGAGCGCAAGGGGAACCCGTGGGGCATGAACCCCAAGCACCGCATGGACTGGGCCAAGGACCTCGACTTCGAGGTCAAGCAGGTCGGCGTGGACGTGGAGAGCCTCGACGAGGTCGAGTGGCTGTTCTGGGTCGGCTGCGCCGGCGCCTTCGAGGACCGCGCCAAGAAGACCACGCAGGCCGTGGCCGAGCTGCTGAACACCGCCGGCGTCGACTTCGCCGTCCTCGGTGACGGCGAGACCTGCACCGGCGACCCCGCGCGTCGAGCCGGCAACGAGATCGTCTTCATGCAGCTGGCCATGGAGAACGCCGAGGTGCTCAAGGAGACCAAGGCCAAGAAGGTCGTCTCCACCTGCGCCCACTGCTTCAACTCGCTCAAGAACGAGTACGCCGAGTTCGGCGTCGAGCTCGAGGTCGTGCACCACACGCAGCTGCTCAACCGCCTCGTGCGCGAGGGCAGGTTGACGCCGGTGGCCGGCAAGGCCGGTGCCGCCGCGGCCGAGCCCGAGAAGACGATCACCTACCACGACCCCTGCTTCCTCGGCCGTCACAACCAGGTCTACGAGGCGCCGCGCGAGCTGCTCAGCGTCATCCCCGGCGCGAAGTTCGCCGAGATGCCGCGCAACTCCGAGCGCTCCTTCTGCTGCGGCGCCGGTGGCGCGCGCATGTGGATGGAGGAGAACCTCGGGTCGCGGATCAACGTGAACCGCACGCAGGAGGCCGTGGCCACCGGTGCCGACCAGATCGCCGTGGGCTGCCCGTTCTGCCGCGTCATGCTGTCGGACGGCCTGACCGCCCAGCAGGCGGCCGGCGAGGCCCGCGAGGAGGTCGAGGTCCTCGACGTCGCGCAGATGCTGCTCGCCGCCGTGAAGCGGGCTCCCGAGCCGACGGCCGAGGAGTCCGCCGACGTCGTCGACGAGGCCGAGGCGGCCACCGCCGCGGCCGCGGCGGCCGGGTCCTCCGACCAGGCCACGGACGCCGAGCCCGACGCGACCGACCAGGCCGACGACGCCTCGATCAGCGACACCGAAGACGCCGCGCCGGCCGCGGACGCCCACGAGGAGCCCGAGGGGACCGACGTCCCCGACGACGAGCCGCAGGACGAGCCCGCCACGACGTCGCGCGAGGAGGACGCCGAGGTCGCCGCCAAGCACAACATGGACGTCGACGACCAGGGTCGAGCCGCCGACACCTCCGGCGACGCCGGCCAGGCGCCCGGTGCGGACGAGGTCGAGGCGGACGAGGCCGAGGCGGACGACGCGAAGGCCTCGACCGAGAGCGACGAGTCCGGGGACGCGACGCCCGACGAGGCGCCCGCCGCCGAGACGTCGAAGGCCGACGAGACCGGCGCCGACGGTGACGAGGCCGAGACCGAGAAGGACGAGCCCGTCCAGGTCGACGCCCCGCCGCAGCCGGCCAAGCCCGCCACCGACGGCAAGGCCGAGGAGGGTGGGGACGAGCCGAAGGCCGAGTCCACCACCTCGTCCGACGGTGCCCCCGAGCCCGACCCGGAGCCCGAGCCCGGCGACACCACCGACCCCGAGGTCGAGACCGTCCCGAGCGATGGTGCTGGGGGCGACGACGAGGCCAGCCCGGCCACCGACGACGAGCCCGCACCCGCCGAGGACGAGCCCGTCGACGGCGGTGTGGTCGAGCAGGGGGCCCGCGAGGAGGAGGCCGACGCCGCAGGCGACGTCCAGGCCAAGGCCGACACCGACGGTGAGGAGTCCGAGACCGAGAAGGACGAGCCCGTCCAGGTCGACGCCCCGCCGCAGCCGGCCAAGCCCGCCACCGACGACAAGGCCGAGGAGGGTGGGGACGAGCCAAAGGCCGAGTCCACCACCTCCTCCGACGGTGCCCCCGAGCCCGACCCGGAGCCCGAGCCCGGCGACACCACCGACCCCGAGGTCGAGACCGTCCCGAGCGATGGTGCTGGGGGCGACGACGAGGCCAGCCCGGCCACCGACGACAAGGCCGAGGAGGGTGGGGACGAGCCAAAGGCCGAGTCCACCACCTCCTCCGACGGTGCCCCCGAGCCCGACCCGGAGCCCGAGCCCGGCGACACCACCGACCCCGAGGTCGAGACCGTCCCGAGCGATGGTGCTGGGGGCGACGACGAGGCCAGCCCGGCCACCGACGACGAGCCCGCACCCGCCGAGGACGAGCCCGTCGACGGCGGCGCGCGCGAGGAGGAGGCCGACGCCACCGACGTGGAGGCCAAGGCCGACACCGACGGAACCGGCGCGGCCAAGAACGAGGCACCGTCGGAGGTCGTCGCCGTCGAGGACGCGCCGAACGCCGACCCGGAGTCCGACGACGTCGCGCCGCTGAGCGACGCGAACCCGTCGGGCACGGACGTCTCGACCGCGGCCACCGACGCGGCCAAGGACGAGGAGCCCCAGGGCGAGGACGAGCCCAAGGCCTGA
- a CDS encoding MBL fold metallo-hydrolase, protein MLTQIGDGVHLSGGTDVNWVLVQDGDALTVVDTGYPGDAERLDASVRELGLVPGDVSAVLVTHAHVDHVGSVARWWEHHGVPVLMHADEVPNATGERVESATTLDVARRAWRPRTALWAARISRLGATSHQTFAHARAWTDGAPLDVPGAPVPVHTPGHTSGHAAYLFPAAGVLVTGDALVTGHAISRRRGPQQLPGFFTADGVQAERSLERLRALDADTIAPGHGPAWRGPLGDAVDQALSPRP, encoded by the coding sequence ATGCTCACGCAGATCGGTGACGGGGTGCACCTGTCCGGCGGCACGGACGTCAACTGGGTGCTGGTGCAGGACGGCGACGCCCTGACGGTCGTCGACACCGGCTATCCCGGGGACGCAGAGCGGCTGGACGCGTCGGTGCGGGAGCTCGGTCTCGTGCCCGGCGACGTCTCGGCCGTGCTGGTGACGCACGCGCACGTCGACCACGTCGGCAGCGTGGCGCGCTGGTGGGAGCACCACGGGGTGCCGGTGCTGATGCACGCCGACGAGGTGCCCAACGCGACGGGGGAGCGGGTCGAGTCGGCCACCACCCTCGACGTCGCGCGTCGGGCCTGGCGCCCGCGGACGGCGCTGTGGGCTGCCCGGATCTCCCGGCTGGGCGCGACGTCGCACCAGACCTTCGCCCACGCCCGCGCGTGGACCGACGGTGCGCCGCTCGACGTGCCGGGCGCCCCGGTCCCGGTGCACACGCCGGGCCACACCAGCGGACACGCGGCGTACCTGTTCCCCGCGGCCGGCGTGCTCGTCACCGGCGACGCCCTGGTGACGGGCCACGCGATCTCGCGTCGGCGCGGCCCCCAGCAGCTGCCCGGCTTCTTCACGGCCGACGGCGTGCAGGCGGAGCGCTCGCTGGAGCGGCTGCGCGCCCTCGACGCCGACACCATCGCCCCCGGTCATGGCCCGGCCTGGCGCGGCCCCCTGGGCGACGCCGTCGACCAGGCCCTCTCCCCCCGGCCTTGA
- a CDS encoding CocE/NonD family hydrolase produces the protein MRRAVLTALSAVLVLAGLAAAPTATAAAAPYTVTSLWFRVTVGEKNDQKCTIVADQYLPRTATARKPVPAILTTNGFGGSKDDQAGLGRLFASRGYAVISYSGLGFGGSGCPISLDDPAVDGKAASQIIGYLGGATGTAYLDAGLTKKAPALTVVKRDARNQLGTVSRNDPRVGMVGISYGGGIQFATAAIDPRLDTIVPGATWNDLSYSLAPNNTSQTGVSSATPGAAKLVWALGFVGKGALDGFTGAPQDPSRIAGCPNFVAFVCPAVVTAGVTGTLDQGTVQELRRRSVASYVKQVRIPTLLLQGQSDTLFNLNEGTATFQALRKQKVPTKLVWINGGHSGPNAPGEIDFDAPSISGQHLTARLSAWFDHYLKGQKTDTGPLFSYFRDWVPYTGNARPAYATSSTFPIGSRTPFYLSGTALTRSKGAVAKGSQTLLTGPAGAPTSLGTIDVVGSQVPIALPELDLPGTSASWTTPALTAPLTVVGSPTLDLSVTAPTAALTQALDAGKVVVFVKVLDVGPDGKGTVVRDLVAPVRVPDAGQPFTVTLPGIAHRFEKGHALRLVVAGGSVNYRGGLVSAPVTITTGSANQVLTLPLV, from the coding sequence GTGCGTCGAGCCGTCCTGACCGCCCTGTCCGCCGTCCTCGTCCTGGCCGGGCTCGCCGCCGCACCCACCGCCACGGCTGCTGCCGCGCCGTACACCGTCACCTCGCTGTGGTTCCGCGTGACCGTCGGGGAGAAGAACGACCAGAAGTGCACCATCGTGGCCGACCAGTACCTGCCCCGCACGGCCACGGCGAGGAAGCCGGTGCCGGCCATCCTCACGACCAACGGCTTCGGCGGCTCCAAGGACGACCAGGCCGGTCTCGGACGCCTCTTCGCCTCCCGCGGCTACGCCGTCATCAGCTACTCCGGGCTCGGCTTCGGCGGCTCGGGCTGCCCGATCTCCCTCGACGACCCCGCGGTCGACGGCAAGGCCGCCAGCCAGATCATCGGCTACCTCGGCGGCGCCACCGGCACGGCCTACCTCGACGCCGGCCTCACGAAGAAGGCGCCCGCCCTGACGGTCGTGAAGCGCGACGCGAGGAACCAGCTCGGGACGGTCTCGCGGAACGACCCACGCGTGGGCATGGTCGGCATCTCCTACGGCGGTGGCATCCAGTTCGCCACCGCCGCCATCGACCCGCGCCTCGACACGATCGTCCCCGGCGCCACGTGGAACGACCTCAGCTACTCCCTCGCGCCCAACAACACCTCCCAGACCGGGGTCAGCTCGGCCACCCCCGGTGCCGCCAAGCTCGTCTGGGCGCTCGGCTTCGTCGGCAAGGGCGCTCTCGACGGCTTCACCGGAGCGCCGCAGGACCCCTCTCGCATCGCGGGCTGCCCGAACTTCGTGGCGTTCGTGTGCCCGGCCGTGGTCACCGCCGGCGTCACCGGGACGCTCGACCAGGGCACCGTGCAGGAGCTGCGCAGGCGCTCCGTGGCCAGCTACGTGAAGCAGGTGCGCATCCCCACCCTCCTGCTGCAGGGTCAGTCGGACACGCTGTTCAACCTCAACGAGGGCACCGCCACCTTCCAGGCGCTCCGGAAGCAGAAGGTGCCCACCAAGCTCGTGTGGATCAACGGTGGCCACTCCGGCCCCAACGCACCCGGCGAGATCGACTTCGACGCCCCGAGCATCTCCGGCCAGCACCTCACCGCGCGCCTCAGCGCCTGGTTCGACCACTACCTCAAGGGGCAGAAGACCGACACCGGGCCGCTGTTCTCCTACTTCCGCGACTGGGTCCCCTACACCGGCAACGCCCGTCCGGCGTACGCGACGAGCTCGACGTTCCCCATCGGCTCACGCACGCCGTTCTACCTCTCCGGCACGGCACTCACGCGCTCGAAGGGTGCCGTGGCGAAGGGGTCGCAGACCCTGCTCACGGGACCCGCCGGCGCACCCACCTCCCTCGGCACGATCGACGTCGTCGGCTCGCAGGTGCCGATCGCGCTGCCGGAGCTGGACCTGCCCGGGACGTCCGCGAGCTGGACCACCCCCGCCCTCACGGCACCGCTGACGGTCGTGGGCTCCCCCACGCTCGACCTGTCCGTCACCGCACCCACCGCGGCTCTCACACAGGCCCTCGACGCCGGCAAGGTCGTGGTCTTCGTGAAGGTCCTCGACGTGGGCCCCGACGGCAAGGGCACCGTCGTGCGCGACCTCGTCGCGCCGGTGCGGGTGCCCGACGCCGGGCAGCCGTTCACCGTGACCCTCCCCGGCATCGCGCACCGCTTCGAGAAGGGTCACGCCCTGCGCCTCGTGGTCGCCGGCGGTTCGGTCAACTACCGCGGCGGCCTCGTCTCGGCGCCGGTGACGATCACGACCGGATCGGCGAACCAGGTGCTCACGCTGCCGCTCGTCTGA
- a CDS encoding NUDIX hydrolase family protein, whose translation MASVRTPDPNPGWLSEIALDETRSRVPILYVEGIPVRVDAHGQVEHLGLLLRGSPTTGAMTRTFVSGRVTHGESVRDALLRNLEKDLGPTAFPQLSASIVPFTVAEYFPLPGVTPLHDPRQHAVALVYVVPVTGECNPRQDALELSWMTPEQALDPAVLDEMEGGRGMLVRQALAHVGALA comes from the coding sequence ATGGCGTCCGTCCGCACCCCTGACCCCAATCCCGGCTGGCTCTCCGAGATCGCGCTCGACGAGACCCGCTCGCGCGTGCCGATCCTCTACGTCGAGGGGATCCCCGTCCGGGTGGACGCCCACGGCCAGGTCGAGCACCTGGGTCTGCTGCTGCGTGGTTCACCCACCACCGGGGCCATGACGCGCACCTTCGTCTCCGGACGCGTCACCCACGGCGAGTCGGTGCGCGACGCGCTGCTGCGCAACCTCGAGAAGGACCTCGGCCCCACCGCCTTCCCGCAGCTGTCGGCGTCGATCGTGCCGTTCACGGTGGCCGAGTACTTCCCGCTGCCGGGTGTCACGCCCCTGCACGACCCCCGCCAGCACGCGGTGGCGCTCGTGTACGTCGTGCCGGTCACGGGTGAGTGCAACCCGCGCCAGGACGCCCTCGAGCTCAGCTGGATGACGCCCGAGCAGGCCCTCGACCCGGCCGTCCTCGACGAGATGGAGGGCGGGCGCGGGATGCTCGTCCGGCAGGCCCTCGCCCACGTCGGCGCCCTGGCCTGA